The Mycolicibacterium aurum genome segment CGGCATCATGATCGTCGACGAAGCCTACGGCGAGTTCTCGTCGCAACCGAGCGCCATCGGTCTGATCGACAGCTATCCGACCAAGCTCGTCGTCAGCCGCACCATGAGCAAGGCCTTCGCGTTCGCCGGCGGCCGGTTGGGTTACCTCGTCGCAGCCCCCGCCGTGATCGACGCGATGCTGCTGGTGCGCCTTCCGTACCACCTGTCGTCGGTCACCCAGGCGGCCGCCCGAGCCGCGCTGCGGCACGCCGATGACACCCTCGGCAGTGTGGCCACGCTGATCGCCGAACGCGAGCGGGTGTCAGAGGCGTTGACAGGTATGGGATTCCGGGTGATACCCAGTGATTCCAACTTCGTGCTGTTCGGCGAGTTTGCCGACGCGCCCGCCACCTGGCAGCGCTACCTGGATGACGGTGTGCTGATCCGCGACGTCGGAATCCCCGGCTATCTGCGCACCACCATCGGCCTTGCCGACGAAAACGACGCGCTGCTGGCTGCCAGCGCCCGGATAGGAGCACCGTGACTCAACCCGATCCCACCCCGACGCGCCCTTCGCGGCGTGCCAAGGTTGAGCGCAAGACCAAGGAATCCGACATCGTCGTCGAGCTCGACCTCGACGGCACCGGGCAGGTCAGCGTCGAGACGGGCGTCCCGTTCTTCGACCACATGCTCACCTCGCTCGGTAGCCATGCCAGCTTCGACCTGACGGTGAAGGCGATGGGCGACATCGAGATCGAAGGCCACCACACCATCGAGGACACGGCGATCGTGCTGGGCCAGGCGCTCTCGCAGGCGCTCGGTGACAAGAAGGGCATCCGCCGCTTCGGCGATGCGTTCATCCCGATGGACGAATGCCTGGCGCACGCCGCC includes the following:
- the hisB gene encoding imidazoleglycerol-phosphate dehydratase HisB, giving the protein MTQPDPTPTRPSRRAKVERKTKESDIVVELDLDGTGQVSVETGVPFFDHMLTSLGSHASFDLTVKAMGDIEIEGHHTIEDTAIVLGQALSQALGDKKGIRRFGDAFIPMDECLAHAAVDVSGRPYFVHTGEPDYMVQFTIAGSAAPYHTVVNRHVFESLAYNARIALHVRTLYGRDPHHITEAEYKAVARALRQAVEYDPRVTGVPSTKGTL